In the genome of Drosophila kikkawai strain 14028-0561.14 chromosome 2R, DkikHiC1v2, whole genome shotgun sequence, the window AAACCGCGAAACAATGCCCGTATACAGAGGGCCCGCAAGAAGAAGGTGGAAAGGTATCACGTAGACGCGGAACAGCGATTTGGACACATAAAGCCCGGCAGGATCAGCACCAAAACACGTCATGCAATAGGTTACGCTCGTGGCGAGCTGCCCTTCATGTACTACAGGCTGCGCGTCCTGGGCTATCCGCCTGCCTGGCTGGAGGAGGCCAAGGTCCGAAGCTCGGGCATTGCTCTGTTCAATGCTGATGTAAGTTAACCTAATTATCAGATCAGAGAATTGGTTTAATTAACGACTGCTTTTAGGGCACCGAAGTCACCAAGTCCGACGACGAGGACGGGGAGGCAGACACCTTCAAGTACGACATCAACAAGATAGTGGAGTTCCCAGGCTTCAATGTGGAGCCCAGCGGCAAGTTCTTCGATGTAACTATGAGCttcttttccatttaaaaGCCCGCTAATACCCTGCTTTCTTTTAAGGACTTTCAACATCACAATGTACCACCGTTCCAAGCGGACAATTCCAAGGATAATTTCATCAAGGCCCTGGGCGAGAACGTAACCAGCGGCTACAGACGCAAAAAATTGGTGGATCTTCCAGCCACACGCGATGCAGGGCCTGTTGCGCAAGCAATCCTCGGGGACTGTGACATGGAGATAGTTGACGAAGACGAGGATCCGCCACTGCCCGCCtcgttgccgccgccgccacctccGCCACCCGAGTCtaccgaggaggaggaggaggcgcaGGCTCGCTCGCCATCACCTACACTGGATGACTTGAGAGAGCAGCAAGAGAAGCTGCTCCTCCAATTGGAGTCAAATACATCGCTGGACACCACGGCGAATGACTCAAAGTCACTGATTGCCCTGGACGACACGGCTGAATTGGAAGCCACAGACATACCACAAACGGAATCAGCGCCCGCATCGCCCAGTAGAACGAGAGCTTCTT includes:
- the LOC108070899 gene encoding zinc finger CCHC domain-containing protein 8 homolog; amino-acid sequence: MDDSVIVIDDSVVTVEDDVEDGELEDDVVLVEPESETTTNEDKPPAAEKSTINEEITSNPSSQENNHDEEDTLVFEVRFSKEERFAGIQKQMLELLEVTFAEKQLVFKIYEDGGVIRAFENSKFQPEKSPSPALDTEDLFMIDIKPAAKLNASQVPSYKRSADVLDEQTEARKKLKAEAVNKCCRPRAQAACYNCGDTDHSIRDCPKPRNNARIQRARKKKVERYHVDAEQRFGHIKPGRISTKTRHAIGYARGELPFMYYRLRVLGYPPAWLEEAKVRSSGIALFNADGTEVTKSDDEDGEADTFKYDINKIVEFPGFNVEPSGKFFDDFQHHNVPPFQADNSKDNFIKALGENVTSGYRRKKLVDLPATRDAGPVAQAILGDCDMEIVDEDEDPPLPASLPPPPPPPPESTEEEEEAQARSPSPTLDDLREQQEKLLLQLESNTSLDTTANDSKSLIALDDTAELEATDIPQTESAPASPSRTRASSPPAKKFKASFEGTPVLKFSEFDKLPEGNNFKVGVSDVINFENLPDSTGKYEQMKDLLKNVREKMVKLQGED